The genomic stretch TGGTGGGGTCGCTTAGGGTGCAGATTGTTAACAGGCCGGTTTTATTGCCCTGTTCTACTAGCTGAAACAGTTCGGGCAAAGAGAAATCGGCGAGGTATCCAGTGACAGTCATGGGTGTTATCCCTTTCTGCGGGCGAGTGAGTGGGTTGGAAGTTGGAAGTGGGGAAGTAAAAGAGTGGGGTTGGGCCTGGGGAGTTGACGGTTTGTACCGCTAGCTTCAACGCCGCATCCGTAAATCCCGCATGTTTAAATGAATTTCAATGGCGTTGCATTGGCAGGCTCTAGGTCGTAGGGGCTAAGCTGCCCGCCCAGGTAAACTGCACTAGGGAAATCACTGCCTGGGCCACCGATGCAGTTTCGTTGGCGTTGACGGCAACTATAGGCGGACGGCGAGCGGGGTCGGGGTAGCCAAGGGCCAGGGCAATGTTGGCGGCATCCCAGGCACCGGAACAGTCGGTGTGGGTAAGGCCGATGATCATGGGCGCGGGCGATCGCTGCTTCATGAAGGTCATGATGCGGCGAGCTTCTCGAAACTCGTGGGGTCGATGGGCCGCTACTAGCAAAATGTAGGCGTGGGCCTTTTGAATCAGAATGTCCCACATAAAGTCGAAGCGCGACTGGCCGGGGGTGCCGTAGAGGTGCAGGGCCATGTCGGGGCCAAACTGGAGGCGACCAAAGTCGAAGGCAACGGTGGTGCGCTTTTTGATCAGCAGGGTGTCGTCGGTGGCGCGGCGATCGGTGTCTACCACCTCAATTTCGCTGACGGATCGAATGAAGGTGGACTTGCCGGCCCCCACAGGGCCGGTGACCACTAAACGCATGATTTCCATGGGTGGGCGGAGGCAATGAAGAATAAGGTGAAACGTCGTGGGGGCACACCACAAATACGAGCGTTCAGAGCAAGTCTGGGGACTAGCAATGGTGAAAGATCCCCCCTAAACCCCCTTTTTGAAGGGGGCGTGCTCTCCGCCGTGGGGCGCTACATCAAAACGGCTTTCAGATCGGCTAGGGTGCGCTTGATTTCGAGCATCAGCAGGCCTTGCTTGGCCGCTTTGTCGGCCAGCACCAGGAACACGGCGTCTTCGCCGCAGCTGGTGAGAATGCCGTAGCCTTTGTCGCCCTCGACAAAAATGCGATCGATGCCGCCGCGGGCCAGCTCGCTGCCGATGCGATCGCCTAGGGACAGCATGGCGGCCGACATAGCTGAAACCCGTTCTTCATCCATGCCGCCAGGCAGGCTGGCCGCCAAAGGCAGACCGTCGGGAGTGACCACTGCTGCCCCTTGAATGTCGGTGGTAGAGGTGACAAAGCTCTGCAAAATGTTGGTGAGTTTTTCGGTGCTAATAGCCATGGTTAGTTCTCTCTTTGGTTAGGAAAAATGAAGTGAATTAAATTGAATTAAGCTGAAGAAAAAGCGTGTGGCTGAGCGCTACATTGCCCCAGCGCCGGTTGCAACAAGTCGTCTAAAGAGACCCTCAGACCAACCTGTTTCTTTCAGCACCGCTGCCGAAGAAACTTCGATATAGGCTTGCTCAATAAAGGCCAGATCTACCATGCAAATTTTGGCTAGGGCATCGCGCAGCTGCTCATCTTTGCCGTCTGCCAGGGCGCGCTTGCTGGCCTCATGCACAACCACGGCCATGGCAGGCACCACGTGCTGGGGGCCAATGCCAATGCGCACGTGAATTAAACCAATGCGCCAGCGCCGCTCGGCGTAGGCATCGCCCCAGTTATCCATGCCGGTGAACATTTCGTGGAACCAGGCCACAAAGGTTTCGCGCAGCCGATGAATTCTGCCCTCAGACTCATTGAGAATGGTGCTCATTTCGGCATCGCGACCTAAATAATCATAGAAATAGTCGGCCATTTCGGGGGCAATTTCTAAACCCCAATCAGCTGTGGATTGAAGTACTTTACGGTCGTCGGCAGTGAGGCCAATGCGCGACACCATCTTAGACATAAACTCATTGGGCTCAAGGCTCATTTGGCGAATCCTTAAAGTAGGACTTTGTTTCAACATCCTTGTTTTATCGCTTTAGCCCTAGGAATCAACATGGCGTGAATACCTAAGATTTTGAATCTTAGAGATTTTGTAGAGAGTTCAAAACATGACCGTTTGTTTGAACTTTAATCACAACTTTGGCGGGTATTTTTTGAGACGGGGAACACCCTTATTGCTTAAAGGCAGTGTCAGCAACCCATCCACATAAGTAAAGTGTTGTAACTGACTTAAACAACACTGAGACTGTTAATATCAGTAAAGTAATGCTAAAGCTAATGTTTAAGCGATTGCACTTTAGGAACCCCTAAATTGTTTATTTCAGGATCGTGCAACTGGATTTTGTACTTATAGATGTATTTATAGATAAAGATTGCTTTTTCTCAGAAAACTCTGATTTGAACTACGGGCTCTTCCTTGGTTAGCGATCTCTAAACCGGGACCATTTGTCAACAGCATTAAGCTATATAAAGAAAAGGCTTGGTCTGCTCAACTGCAGACTGCGTAAGATTGCGGAAATTGGTGATACATTTCTTCAAACAGCATGGCGTAGGCGGGCAGTTGAGTCCTGATCTGCTGTCAGAAGGCTATATAGTGAGATGCGATCGCAGCACCATAGCTCAGATGGGCAACCAGCTACCCTTCGCTAAAGGCCGCAGCGCTCGCTAGCCCAACCAATTTTCGGCACCTAAAGGCAGTTAGACCCATGGCCCGACGACCAACGGCAGATGACGGGGTAGATCTGGCGCCCTATATCGACCACTCTTTGCTTAGCCCTACGACTACGGCTGAGCAGGTGGCCCAATGGTGTGCTGAGGGCGATCGCTACGGGTTTGCCTCGGTTTGCATTGCCCCCTGCTATGTGCCCCAGGCCGTGGAGCTTCTGCACAATACTAAGGTGAAGGTCTGTACGGTAATTGGCTTTCCCACCGGGGCAACGACCTCAGGCACTAAGCTTTACGAGGCTCAGGAAGCGGCTGAGCGGGGAGCCGACGAGCTTGATGTTGTAATTAACTTGGGGTGGCTGAAAACGGGCAATACCGATGCCATTCACCGAGAAATTGCCACTATTTGTGAAGAGACGGGTCTGCTGGTCAAAGCCATTCTCGAAACCGCCGTGCTTACCCCACCAGAAATCGCTCTCGCTGCCGAAGTTTGTATGGATGCTGGGGTTTCATTCTTAAAGACCAGTACCGGCTGGCAGGGGGGCGCTACCGTCGAAGTTGTGCGCCAGCTGTGGGAACTGACCCAAGGCCAGGTGGGCATTAAAGCCTCTGGCGGCATTGGCACGGCCGCCCAAGCGGTGGCCCTGGTGCAGGTAGGGGCAACCCGCCTAGGCACCTCGCGCGGGGTCGATCTAATGCGGCAGCAGCAAGAGGAGCCAGCTGGTGAGGGGGATGGCGCTGATCGCCCTTAGGCTACTACTTGACAAAGCTGATTGTGACAGGAGCCGTTTAGGGTTCAGGGTTTAATACCAAATCCTATTTGGTTACACCCGGTTTGTAGGGGCATTGCACTGCAATGCCCCTACGAGATCTCTGTTTTGAACTGGGGCTTCCCAAGGCGATTTGGTATAAGGTATACGGCTTAAGGTTTGCCTTGCACCTTAAACCCTGCACCCCCCTTAACTGGCGATCTCTAGCCTGGCAGTCTACTATCCCAAGTTGAGCTTGAGGGCAATCAAGCCAATCAACGTGATTAGCCCAAGGGACTGGCGGAAGTAGTTTACCCCAGTGAACAGTTCTAGCCAGGCCCAAGTGAACCAGGTGCCAAAGGCCACCAGTTCAACGGTGGTTTGCAATGGGCCATCGGGAAGAACGGCTTGTAAAACAGTTGCCGTCACTGCCACTAGAATTGGTAAGTTTGGCGGTTGAGCGATAACCAGGTTGCCTTCGCCGTCGCGAAAGATGCGATCGAACAAGGATGGGTACTGCGCCCCAGAAGTCTCTAAATTGCGGTTCATGAGAGGTATATACCTAATTGGAAAACGGCTGAGGATTCATGGTAGTGCTGTTGCCCGCTGCCGGGGATGTACCAGATGTTAGATATAAAAATGTCAGATTATAGAGCAATAGACCGATTTCCTAAGGCTTAAGCACGACG from Leptolyngbya subtilissima AS-A7 encodes the following:
- a CDS encoding GTP-binding protein; protein product: MEIMRLVVTGPVGAGKSTFIRSVSEIEVVDTDRRATDDTLLIKKRTTVAFDFGRLQFGPDMALHLYGTPGQSRFDFMWDILIQKAHAYILLVAAHRPHEFREARRIMTFMKQRSPAPMIIGLTHTDCSGAWDAANIALALGYPDPARRPPIVAVNANETASVAQAVISLVQFTWAGSLAPTT
- a CDS encoding roadblock/LC7 domain-containing protein; its protein translation is MAISTEKLTNILQSFVTSTTDIQGAAVVTPDGLPLAASLPGGMDEERVSAMSAAMLSLGDRIGSELARGGIDRIFVEGDKGYGILTSCGEDAVFLVLADKAAKQGLLMLEIKRTLADLKAVLM
- a CDS encoding protoglobin domain-containing protein, yielding MSLEPNEFMSKMVSRIGLTADDRKVLQSTADWGLEIAPEMADYFYDYLGRDAEMSTILNESEGRIHRLRETFVAWFHEMFTGMDNWGDAYAERRWRIGLIHVRIGIGPQHVVPAMAVVVHEASKRALADGKDEQLRDALAKICMVDLAFIEQAYIEVSSAAVLKETGWSEGLFRRLVATGAGAM
- the deoC gene encoding deoxyribose-phosphate aldolase, with protein sequence MARRPTADDGVDLAPYIDHSLLSPTTTAEQVAQWCAEGDRYGFASVCIAPCYVPQAVELLHNTKVKVCTVIGFPTGATTSGTKLYEAQEAAERGADELDVVINLGWLKTGNTDAIHREIATICEETGLLVKAILETAVLTPPEIALAAEVCMDAGVSFLKTSTGWQGGATVEVVRQLWELTQGQVGIKASGGIGTAAQAVALVQVGATRLGTSRGVDLMRQQQEEPAGEGDGADRP